Within Citromicrobium bathyomarinum, the genomic segment GCGGGCATTTCTACGATCTCAATGGCCGGATGGTTGCCACCGTCGCGCAGGAGAGCCTGATGCGACCCAAAAGTGATGCACGAAAGGACTCTCAATGAGCACGTCCGAGCCCGCCCTCTTCACCTTCGTCAAACTGACGGTGGCGGATATCGACGCCGCGACCACCTTCTTCGAAAGCGGCTTCGGCCTGACCCATGCCGACACGGTCGACACACCGACCTTCCGCGAACACGTGATGACCGGCGCGAAGGGTTCGACGACGATCGTGCTGTTCCACTGGAAGGATGGCCGCGCGATCGACACCGGCAATGGCTACGGCCCGGTGGGCATGGTCTCGCGCGATCTCGATGCCGACCTGGCTCGCGCCCTCGCCGCGGGGGCGAAGCAGAAAGGCGAGACCGTTCAATTCGGCCCCGCCCGCATCGCCTTCGTTCGCACGCCCGAGGGCCACGAGATCGAGATCATGCAGATGGGCACAGCAGCCACCGCAGGCTGAGGAGGAGCGCGGCGTCCAAGGGCCGCGCTCCCCAATCGCCAGGCCCTACAGCCCGCGCCCCTCGGGCAGCAGCCGCTGGAGCAGTTCGCGCTCTTCCCCGTCCGGGTCCTGCACCACCTGCGGATCGAGATCGAAGATCATCGTCGCCCGGGTGCGCGTATCATAAGTCGGCCATTGCGGCAGCGCAGGCGTGTTCGGATTGCCGGTACGCGCGAAAGCGATCCACGCATCGGCCATCAGGTCCGCCATCCGCTGCGTCTCCGCCGTGTCGGGTCCGGTATAGCTGGTCGAGCGCGCGACATTGTCGAACACGAAGGCGATATCGAGCGCGTGCGGCGTCTCCAGCCGCCCACCCTCGACCGGGGTCTTCCAGTCGAGCCGGTACATGTAGACTGGCGCTGCCTGCGCGCTCTTGCGCTCCGCCTGCAACAGCGCGGTACCGCGATAATTGCGGAAGGTCGCGACCTGGAAGAACACGTCGCTGGGATCGTAGTCCGGGTGCGCCGCGCGCATACCCGTGATGACCTCATCGACATCGGCATCGCCGGTGAAGGCCTTCAGCT encodes:
- a CDS encoding VOC family protein yields the protein MSTSEPALFTFVKLTVADIDAATTFFESGFGLTHADTVDTPTFREHVMTGAKGSTTIVLFHWKDGRAIDTGNGYGPVGMVSRDLDADLARALAAGAKQKGETVQFGPARIAFVRTPEGHEIEIMQMGTAATAG